GTTGAAAGACTCTTCAAGGTCATCAAAAAGCTGGTGAGGATCAGGGACTGTACTTTCATCAACTGATAGAATGATATTCATTTTATCCACATAGCTCACCACATGAATCATCAATGCCTGCAATAGATATTCAAGAGACTCGAATTCAGATTGAATCAACCACCATTTTTACTGTACTAAAAATGGCTAATAATTTATAAGGAAGAGAAAAGTTTATGTTTCATGAATAAGAGTTagacaatgattttaagaaatatttttatctttaagtatttgataaaatctgGGAAACgcttttataaatatgaaaaattatttataatattgaaaaatcacttatagtgttttttgaagaaatatttgataaacaattatcttaaaacattttcagaaaatatactttcattaaaaatattttgaataaaaatattatcaaacgcATTTTAAGAACGTATGAAGTGTTTTTCTTGAGAGTGTTTTACTTAAAAGTATTAAGAGAATTATCTATCAAATGtttctttgaaaacatctaTAAGTGgctttttaactttttgaaagtgatttctaaattttaattttttttttgtaaaacattttataggctaaaaacgttttttaaaacactGCCAAACAAACTTTAAGAAGACTTACGTTGGGTTGACCAAAACAACTTGGAGCAATGTAGGCTATTGGATGGCCAAAGAAGGCAATTTCTTCTTGGGGTCCAACTACATTTGAGAACCATATTGTCATACGAGAGGGGACTTTGAGGCATAGAACGCTTCCTGTCTGTTTACCAATGAAAGAAGTGAGCCTATATATACcacttttaattgtttattaGACAGTGATATTAATTAAGCTAGAAGTACTTAATTTTGAGGAAACAAGCTAGGGTTGAGTGATATTAATTCATACCTTAGTGCCAAATAAGTTGGGAATTGACTTAGCCATGGAATGTATGTAGAGAGCTTCAAGAGaggctttttttctttccaatgcTTCCTTAGCTTTTTGAATGTAATCTAAAGGATTGTCTCATAATACAATGGATAAAGGGAGAAGGACATAGCCAATCCAGTTGCCCCATTTCGCTTCAGAGTCTTTCTCCATCATTTCAGCTAAGGTTTGTACTATATGAATATATACATGCATGAGACAAGAAATTAAAGACttatttgataattgattttaaaataatttttaaattttgaaaacaaatttaaataaaataattatttaaaaatgaagtgttttcaaaaaatattttttgattattttttaagaactatttaataaataattataaaaatatggagatcaattaataataaaacatatttaaaaatatagaaaacgtGAATAACATtaatttcagatttttaaacaaacttttatttcataaaatatcaaataacagttttcaaaaactgtgtttcattttttgaaaacacttcccaaaGAGAAATTAACTAATTCCTTCACGAGGGCTTGATAAAGAAAGTAGAAACATCCACATGGATCCCTGCAGATGGTCTTATGTTAATGAAGTGAGTTGCTCTGATAGAAAGGTTCTTGGGaagattatttttcttctctgttGCCCCTTTATTCTTCTTGCCTTCAGCTACCATGTAGAGCATACAAGCTTTATAACATCCTTTTATACATAGAGAGAGTAGCTAGGTGGTGTATTATAGTTACTATTCACCACttaatatatgaattttgaaaattaaaataggagcTCACCATATCGCCTATTGAGGTACCGAGACAAACCATGGGCATTTCAATAGAAAATTAAAGATATATTTGACAATGTTTTTGAaacttgttctaaaaaattgttagaACAAAACTTCGTATGAGGGTTTAGAATATtcttaacttgttttttatgtttctaaatatttattaaaaataaatttttttatgctttatttttaatcaatcatTCTCcttacttttataattatttttaaaacggCCCACAAACACAAGTATAAATAACAGGGAAAGTGGGTTTTCAATTcttactttgaaaaaatataaagaaaaagaccACAATTTTTCTAAGTACATGCACTAGTCATATAATTATTCCTCAAAATGACCATTTCACTTGTCATATCAACAACGACTCTTCTACATaaatgtttcttttccttttaacatgttctttattattattatttatttattttttattttacagttttttcttttataaacaaACATCTCGTATAAAAAGTGAGGTGGTTTAAAGAGTGTGGACATTAGGAGTGGTGAAATATGTGGATTATAGATGGGTTTGAATCTTGCAGAAATAAGGTTTATGGTTTTcttccacttatttatttttttaagatcaaATTGAGATTAATTTCAAGGACTTTAGTTGTTTAggatattttctttcttcttagcTCCACTTTCAATTCAAGGGATAGAAATACAGATAAAAAAAGagtaaattattgatattttttatttttttttttcatgtaaaattcTTGATATGATGATTGGTAGCCAAGAAAatctgaaaagaaaaacaaatctgAGTCTTGACATCCTCTTGAATATCAATTCTAAATGGATATGTATGAtcagaaggaaaggaaaaaaaggattATTGGCTACCAATTAATTAGTAGATCCAACTCAATGCAAAGTTGAGGGTGCGGGCTGTCTCTTTCCCACTTGATTTTGAACCTTAAAAGTCCATAcacagaaataaataaaaatttaaaatctgcCACTTTAATCAAACCAGTGGATTTTGAGCTACAATTTCTGTATGTTTGGCGGCCAAATACACAAATCAAGTACGAAAACTTGATGGATGTGAGAACCCCGTGGTCCTAAGCTACAAATATGTGGTGCAACTCTCTCGAGTTTAATGCTAAGTACTTTTCTttggtttgagattttttctactgaatttttttttttgagaaataattaattttaatgtctatcaaaatgatagtacataaatcaaatatttggtAAAGTAAGTTGCCCTTTTTTCAATGTTTAGCATAGGGATGACACATTAACCATGAAGACAACATATCACAGCAAATGGAGGTGAAGTTAGGTTCTAGTTCACAACTAGTTTGGAAATGAATTAAGTTCTGGTTCATAACTAGTTTGGAAATGAATTTGTGACAGTATGGATCTCGTGTGTGCGCATGTGCCTGACATGTTGgaaacattttctattttaaataaaataaaataaatgtttcaatttttatgatccatttaaaattaaatccatTCTGACATTATTTTCCCTAAAATGTGAGACACATCTAGCTACCATGTGACTCATCTTTTAATGGTAACTACCCATcagtatttattttatctttttttatggGAAGAAGATATcaagaaatattatattatacgTTAAAACTTCATAGGGATAAAAATCTCTATTCACAATAAGAAGTTTATACTTAAGTTTCCATTGGTGCATCGACATAAGGTTTTGGAAGAACTATCCAATGAATCCCCTAGAGGTATGatgttaaattttcaattttattatttgtaattttaagaattttctaaCATCACATTCAATATTTAATATCAGGAAGGCATGCAATTGATTATTCATGATTCGTGATGTTACTGTCCACACATTTTGTTAGTCCTTGTGTCGATTTTGAAGGCTTGAGAGAATGACTGGGTCCATTGGAGATTGCTACAGGGGAGAGAGATTAGAAAGGAACTTGACAAAGTATTTTGTGACAAGTTTGGCCAGCAATAAATGCAAGAGAaacgaaataaaaaataaacattgaagtttttaaaattattaaagaaaaaggtTGGATTTAATAAAGGGAAAACAACTTTTATCAGGCCACTTCACCACCAAGCTAAACTTGATTGATATTTATAAAAGCACATAAAATCGACTTAttataatctaaaatattaaacctaataaaaaaataaattttaattatttttttaaatttatcaaactACATCAtctattttgtaattaaattaaaaattttaatattaaatataagaaaagtaTAAActggaaaataatattttaaatatttttaaataattaaaaagtaatcaTATCTgtatcatgatttttttatatccttaaatatatttaactaaataaatcatatattaaaCTGTTTTTGAGTatataaatcattattttaaatttgtttttaagtataatatattttctctatatatatatatatatctatgagTTTTTTCTAGGGTTCAGGCGGATTAATATCTCTAGCCATTAGAGCAACAGAGCTTGGGAGTTGCCAAGTGATGGCAGTTGTCGCCTTGCAACTTTAGCCGTTGATGTGGCCCGATATTAATGgctttaatcaattttaaattttgagatatCATGGAGCCCAAAATTTTGCTAGTCTTTGACTTCATCGTACTAATCAGCCCAACTTAAGACCCAATTAGGCTCAAGCCCAAGGCTGGCCCAAGTTAGGCCCATTCCCAAAACAAGGCATGACCCACATGTCTTATTCTCATATAAAAATTTCCAAGCATACATGCATGTGACATATATATAACATTATAAAGCTCAAAATTTATTcgaaaataaaacatttcactttagatttataaaacacATTCGATTAAAACCACAAATGACCATAAAAGCACAAATCTTCAAAGTTCATATATGGATGTAACATGtaataattattcttattttatgcaATTTTTCTAGACAAGACCTCTTGCAATGACAGCATCCTTGATAAACTTGAGTGACTCTTCAAGATCATCACATAATT
The sequence above is drawn from the Vitis riparia cultivar Riparia Gloire de Montpellier isolate 1030 chromosome 15, EGFV_Vit.rip_1.0, whole genome shotgun sequence genome and encodes:
- the LOC117932734 gene encoding O-acyltransferase WSD1-like → MAKSIPNLFGTKTGSVLCLKVPSRMTIWFSNVVGPQEEIAFFGHPIAYIAPSCFGQPNALMIHVVSYVDKMNIILSVDESTVPDPHQLFDDLEESFNLIKNAVMARD